The following are encoded together in the Oryzias melastigma strain HK-1 linkage group LG17, ASM292280v2, whole genome shotgun sequence genome:
- the wdr48b gene encoding WD repeat-containing protein 48 isoform X2 produces the protein MATHHRQNAAGRRKVQVSYVIRDEVEKYNRNGVNALQLDPALNRLFTAGRDSIIRIWSVYQHKQDPYIASMEHHTDWVNDIVLCCNGKTLISASSDTTVKVWNAHKGFCMSTLRTHKDYVKALAYAKDKELVASAGLDRQIFLWDVNTLTALTASNNTVTTSSLSGNKDSIYSLAMNQMGTVIVSGSTEKVLRVWDPRTCAKLMKLKGHTDNVKSLLLNRDGTQCLSGSSDGTIRLWSLGQQRCIATYRVHDEGVWALQVNEAFTHVYSGGRDKKIYCTDLRNPDIRVLICEEKAPVLKMELDRSADPPPAIWVSTTKSSVNKWSLKGIHNFRSSGEYDNDCSTPLTPLCTQPEQVIKGGASIIQCHILNDKRHILTKDTNNNVAFWDVLKACKGEDLGKVEFDEEIKKRFKMVYVPNWFSVDLKTGMLTITLDESDCFAAWVSAKDAGFSSSDGSDPKLNLGGLLLQALLEFWPRTRINPMDEEENEVNHVNGEQENRVQKGNGYFQVPPHTPVIFGEAGGRTLFRLLCRDSGGETESMLLNETVPQWVIDITVDKNMPKFNKIPFYLQPHSSSGAKTLKKDRLSASDMLQVRKVMEHVYEKIINLDNESQTTSSSANDKPGEQEKEEDMAMLAEEKIELMCQDQVLDPNMDLRTVKHFIWKSGGDLTLHYRQKST, from the exons ATGGCCACACATCACAGGCAAAATGCCGCTGGGCGGAGGAAAGTACAG GTGTCTTACGTTATTAGGGACGAGGTGGAGAAGTACAATCGAAACGGGGTGAATGCGCTCCAGCTAGATCCTGCACTCAACCGGCTCTTCACTGCTGGGAGGGACTCAATCATCCGGATATGGAGCGTCTATCAGCACAAA caggaCCCATACATTGCATCAATGGAGCATCATACAGACTGGGTTAATGATATAGTCCTTTGCTGCAATGGGAAAACAT TGATATCTGCCTCCTCAGATACAACGGTGAAAGTGTGGAACGCACATAAAGGATTTTGCATGTCAACGTTACGAACGCACAAGGACTATGTCAAAGCGTTGGCGTACGCCAAGGACAAAGAGCTCGTAGCGTCAGCGGGTCTGGATCGGCAGATCTTTCTTTGGGACGTCAACACATTAACTGCCCTCACTGCTTCCAATAACACAGTCACTA CTTCATCGCTGAGTGGGAACAAGGACTCGATCTACAGTCTGGCAATGAACCAGATGGGCACAGTAATTGTTTCTGGTTCCACTGAAAAG GTTCTGAGAGTGTGGGATCCTCGGACATGTGCAAAACTCATGAAGCTAAAAGGTCACACAGACAACGTCAAGTCCTTGCTGCTTAATCGAGATGGCACACAG TGTCTGTCCGGCAGCTCGGATGGGACCATCCGCCTCTGGTCTCTGGGCCAGCAGAGGTGTATCGCCACGTACCGAGTGCATGACGAAGGCGTGTGGGCCCTGCAGGTCAACGAGGCCTTTACACACGTCTACTCAGGAGGCAGAGACAAGAAGATCTACTGCACGGACCTGCGTAACCCGGACATCCGTGTGCTCATCTGCGAAGAGAAGGCCCCAGTGCTCAAA ATGGAATTGGACAGATCTGCTGACCCACCTCCAGCAATCTGGGTTTCCACCACCAAGTCATCCGTTAATAAATGG TCCCTAAAAGGAATCCACAACTTCAGATCATCAGGGGAGTACGACAATGACTGCAGCACTCCTCTGACGCCATTGTGTACTCAGCCAGAACAAGTAATTAAGG GAGGTGCCAGTATTATACAGTGCCACATTCTGAACGACAAGAGACACATACTCACGAAGGACACCAACAACAATGTCGCGTTTTGGGACGTCCTAAAG GCTTGCAAAGGAGAAGATCTGGGCAAAGTGGAATTTGACGAGGAGATTAAAAAGCGCTTCAAGATGGTCTACGTGCCAAACTGGTTTTCAGTGGATCTAAAAACAGGG ATGCTCACTATCACTTTGGATGAAAGTGACTGCTTCGCTGCCTGGGTGTCTGCAAAGGATGCTGGGTTTTCGAGTTCTGATGGTTCCGATCCAAAGT TGAACCTGGGAGGCCTTTTGCTTCAGGCTCTGTTGGAGTTCTGGCCCAGAACTCGAATTAACCCCATGGACGAGGAGGAGAACGAGGTGAACCACG TCAACGGGGAGCAGGAGAACAGGGTCCAAAAAGGAAACGGTTATTTCCAGGTTCCTCCACACACCCCAGTTATCTTTGGAGAAGCTGGAGGCAGAACTCTTTTTAG GTTGTTATGTAGAGACTCAGGTGGAGAAACAGAATCCATGTTGCTGAATGAGACAGTCCCACAGTGGGTGATTGATATAACTGTAGAT AAAAATATGCCCAAGTTCAACAAAATCCCATTCTACCTCCAGCCTCATTCCTCCTCTGGTGCAAAAACTCTAAAGAA GGACCGCCTCTCAGCCAGCGACATGCTCCAGGTCCGGAAGGTGATGGAGCATGTTTACGAGAAGATCATCAACCTGGACAACGAGTCCCAGACCACCAGCTCTTCAGCCAACGATAAGCCTGGCGAACAGGAGAAGGAAGAGGACATGGCGATGCTGGCGGAGGAGAAGATCGAGCTCATGTGTCAAGACCAG GTTCTAGACCCCAACATGGACCTGCGAACGGTTAAACATTTTATCTGGAAGAGCGGCGGGGATTTGACGCTTCACTATAGGCAGAAGTCAACGTGA
- the wdr48b gene encoding WD repeat-containing protein 48 isoform X1, whose product MATHHRQNAAGRRKVQVSYVIRDEVEKYNRNGVNALQLDPALNRLFTAGRDSIIRIWSVYQHKQDPYIASMEHHTDWVNDIVLCCNGKTLISASSDTTVKVWNAHKGFCMSTLRTHKDYVKALAYAKDKELVASAGLDRQIFLWDVNTLTALTASNNTVTSEYTFAPPLRDACVCDPSLRLLCLLLASSLSGNKDSIYSLAMNQMGTVIVSGSTEKVLRVWDPRTCAKLMKLKGHTDNVKSLLLNRDGTQCLSGSSDGTIRLWSLGQQRCIATYRVHDEGVWALQVNEAFTHVYSGGRDKKIYCTDLRNPDIRVLICEEKAPVLKMELDRSADPPPAIWVSTTKSSVNKWSLKGIHNFRSSGEYDNDCSTPLTPLCTQPEQVIKGGASIIQCHILNDKRHILTKDTNNNVAFWDVLKACKGEDLGKVEFDEEIKKRFKMVYVPNWFSVDLKTGMLTITLDESDCFAAWVSAKDAGFSSSDGSDPKLNLGGLLLQALLEFWPRTRINPMDEEENEVNHVNGEQENRVQKGNGYFQVPPHTPVIFGEAGGRTLFRLLCRDSGGETESMLLNETVPQWVIDITVDKNMPKFNKIPFYLQPHSSSGAKTLKKDRLSASDMLQVRKVMEHVYEKIINLDNESQTTSSSANDKPGEQEKEEDMAMLAEEKIELMCQDQVLDPNMDLRTVKHFIWKSGGDLTLHYRQKST is encoded by the exons ATGGCCACACATCACAGGCAAAATGCCGCTGGGCGGAGGAAAGTACAG GTGTCTTACGTTATTAGGGACGAGGTGGAGAAGTACAATCGAAACGGGGTGAATGCGCTCCAGCTAGATCCTGCACTCAACCGGCTCTTCACTGCTGGGAGGGACTCAATCATCCGGATATGGAGCGTCTATCAGCACAAA caggaCCCATACATTGCATCAATGGAGCATCATACAGACTGGGTTAATGATATAGTCCTTTGCTGCAATGGGAAAACAT TGATATCTGCCTCCTCAGATACAACGGTGAAAGTGTGGAACGCACATAAAGGATTTTGCATGTCAACGTTACGAACGCACAAGGACTATGTCAAAGCGTTGGCGTACGCCAAGGACAAAGAGCTCGTAGCGTCAGCGGGTCTGGATCGGCAGATCTTTCTTTGGGACGTCAACACATTAACTGCCCTCACTGCTTCCAATAACACAGTCACTAGTGAGTACACATTTGCCCCCCCCCTGAGGGATGCTTGTGTTTGTGACCCATCTTTGAGACTTTTATGTCTTCTTCTAGCTTCATCGCTGAGTGGGAACAAGGACTCGATCTACAGTCTGGCAATGAACCAGATGGGCACAGTAATTGTTTCTGGTTCCACTGAAAAG GTTCTGAGAGTGTGGGATCCTCGGACATGTGCAAAACTCATGAAGCTAAAAGGTCACACAGACAACGTCAAGTCCTTGCTGCTTAATCGAGATGGCACACAG TGTCTGTCCGGCAGCTCGGATGGGACCATCCGCCTCTGGTCTCTGGGCCAGCAGAGGTGTATCGCCACGTACCGAGTGCATGACGAAGGCGTGTGGGCCCTGCAGGTCAACGAGGCCTTTACACACGTCTACTCAGGAGGCAGAGACAAGAAGATCTACTGCACGGACCTGCGTAACCCGGACATCCGTGTGCTCATCTGCGAAGAGAAGGCCCCAGTGCTCAAA ATGGAATTGGACAGATCTGCTGACCCACCTCCAGCAATCTGGGTTTCCACCACCAAGTCATCCGTTAATAAATGG TCCCTAAAAGGAATCCACAACTTCAGATCATCAGGGGAGTACGACAATGACTGCAGCACTCCTCTGACGCCATTGTGTACTCAGCCAGAACAAGTAATTAAGG GAGGTGCCAGTATTATACAGTGCCACATTCTGAACGACAAGAGACACATACTCACGAAGGACACCAACAACAATGTCGCGTTTTGGGACGTCCTAAAG GCTTGCAAAGGAGAAGATCTGGGCAAAGTGGAATTTGACGAGGAGATTAAAAAGCGCTTCAAGATGGTCTACGTGCCAAACTGGTTTTCAGTGGATCTAAAAACAGGG ATGCTCACTATCACTTTGGATGAAAGTGACTGCTTCGCTGCCTGGGTGTCTGCAAAGGATGCTGGGTTTTCGAGTTCTGATGGTTCCGATCCAAAGT TGAACCTGGGAGGCCTTTTGCTTCAGGCTCTGTTGGAGTTCTGGCCCAGAACTCGAATTAACCCCATGGACGAGGAGGAGAACGAGGTGAACCACG TCAACGGGGAGCAGGAGAACAGGGTCCAAAAAGGAAACGGTTATTTCCAGGTTCCTCCACACACCCCAGTTATCTTTGGAGAAGCTGGAGGCAGAACTCTTTTTAG GTTGTTATGTAGAGACTCAGGTGGAGAAACAGAATCCATGTTGCTGAATGAGACAGTCCCACAGTGGGTGATTGATATAACTGTAGAT AAAAATATGCCCAAGTTCAACAAAATCCCATTCTACCTCCAGCCTCATTCCTCCTCTGGTGCAAAAACTCTAAAGAA GGACCGCCTCTCAGCCAGCGACATGCTCCAGGTCCGGAAGGTGATGGAGCATGTTTACGAGAAGATCATCAACCTGGACAACGAGTCCCAGACCACCAGCTCTTCAGCCAACGATAAGCCTGGCGAACAGGAGAAGGAAGAGGACATGGCGATGCTGGCGGAGGAGAAGATCGAGCTCATGTGTCAAGACCAG GTTCTAGACCCCAACATGGACCTGCGAACGGTTAAACATTTTATCTGGAAGAGCGGCGGGGATTTGACGCTTCACTATAGGCAGAAGTCAACGTGA
- the wdr48b gene encoding WD repeat-containing protein 48 isoform X3 has product MATHHRQNAAGRRKVQVSYVIRDEVEKYNRNGVNALQLDPALNRLFTAGRDSIIRIWSVYQHKDPYIASMEHHTDWVNDIVLCCNGKTLISASSDTTVKVWNAHKGFCMSTLRTHKDYVKALAYAKDKELVASAGLDRQIFLWDVNTLTALTASNNTVTTSSLSGNKDSIYSLAMNQMGTVIVSGSTEKVLRVWDPRTCAKLMKLKGHTDNVKSLLLNRDGTQCLSGSSDGTIRLWSLGQQRCIATYRVHDEGVWALQVNEAFTHVYSGGRDKKIYCTDLRNPDIRVLICEEKAPVLKMELDRSADPPPAIWVSTTKSSVNKWSLKGIHNFRSSGEYDNDCSTPLTPLCTQPEQVIKGGASIIQCHILNDKRHILTKDTNNNVAFWDVLKACKGEDLGKVEFDEEIKKRFKMVYVPNWFSVDLKTGMLTITLDESDCFAAWVSAKDAGFSSSDGSDPKLNLGGLLLQALLEFWPRTRINPMDEEENEVNHVNGEQENRVQKGNGYFQVPPHTPVIFGEAGGRTLFRLLCRDSGGETESMLLNETVPQWVIDITVDKNMPKFNKIPFYLQPHSSSGAKTLKKDRLSASDMLQVRKVMEHVYEKIINLDNESQTTSSSANDKPGEQEKEEDMAMLAEEKIELMCQDQVLDPNMDLRTVKHFIWKSGGDLTLHYRQKST; this is encoded by the exons ATGGCCACACATCACAGGCAAAATGCCGCTGGGCGGAGGAAAGTACAG GTGTCTTACGTTATTAGGGACGAGGTGGAGAAGTACAATCGAAACGGGGTGAATGCGCTCCAGCTAGATCCTGCACTCAACCGGCTCTTCACTGCTGGGAGGGACTCAATCATCCGGATATGGAGCGTCTATCAGCACAAA gaCCCATACATTGCATCAATGGAGCATCATACAGACTGGGTTAATGATATAGTCCTTTGCTGCAATGGGAAAACAT TGATATCTGCCTCCTCAGATACAACGGTGAAAGTGTGGAACGCACATAAAGGATTTTGCATGTCAACGTTACGAACGCACAAGGACTATGTCAAAGCGTTGGCGTACGCCAAGGACAAAGAGCTCGTAGCGTCAGCGGGTCTGGATCGGCAGATCTTTCTTTGGGACGTCAACACATTAACTGCCCTCACTGCTTCCAATAACACAGTCACTA CTTCATCGCTGAGTGGGAACAAGGACTCGATCTACAGTCTGGCAATGAACCAGATGGGCACAGTAATTGTTTCTGGTTCCACTGAAAAG GTTCTGAGAGTGTGGGATCCTCGGACATGTGCAAAACTCATGAAGCTAAAAGGTCACACAGACAACGTCAAGTCCTTGCTGCTTAATCGAGATGGCACACAG TGTCTGTCCGGCAGCTCGGATGGGACCATCCGCCTCTGGTCTCTGGGCCAGCAGAGGTGTATCGCCACGTACCGAGTGCATGACGAAGGCGTGTGGGCCCTGCAGGTCAACGAGGCCTTTACACACGTCTACTCAGGAGGCAGAGACAAGAAGATCTACTGCACGGACCTGCGTAACCCGGACATCCGTGTGCTCATCTGCGAAGAGAAGGCCCCAGTGCTCAAA ATGGAATTGGACAGATCTGCTGACCCACCTCCAGCAATCTGGGTTTCCACCACCAAGTCATCCGTTAATAAATGG TCCCTAAAAGGAATCCACAACTTCAGATCATCAGGGGAGTACGACAATGACTGCAGCACTCCTCTGACGCCATTGTGTACTCAGCCAGAACAAGTAATTAAGG GAGGTGCCAGTATTATACAGTGCCACATTCTGAACGACAAGAGACACATACTCACGAAGGACACCAACAACAATGTCGCGTTTTGGGACGTCCTAAAG GCTTGCAAAGGAGAAGATCTGGGCAAAGTGGAATTTGACGAGGAGATTAAAAAGCGCTTCAAGATGGTCTACGTGCCAAACTGGTTTTCAGTGGATCTAAAAACAGGG ATGCTCACTATCACTTTGGATGAAAGTGACTGCTTCGCTGCCTGGGTGTCTGCAAAGGATGCTGGGTTTTCGAGTTCTGATGGTTCCGATCCAAAGT TGAACCTGGGAGGCCTTTTGCTTCAGGCTCTGTTGGAGTTCTGGCCCAGAACTCGAATTAACCCCATGGACGAGGAGGAGAACGAGGTGAACCACG TCAACGGGGAGCAGGAGAACAGGGTCCAAAAAGGAAACGGTTATTTCCAGGTTCCTCCACACACCCCAGTTATCTTTGGAGAAGCTGGAGGCAGAACTCTTTTTAG GTTGTTATGTAGAGACTCAGGTGGAGAAACAGAATCCATGTTGCTGAATGAGACAGTCCCACAGTGGGTGATTGATATAACTGTAGAT AAAAATATGCCCAAGTTCAACAAAATCCCATTCTACCTCCAGCCTCATTCCTCCTCTGGTGCAAAAACTCTAAAGAA GGACCGCCTCTCAGCCAGCGACATGCTCCAGGTCCGGAAGGTGATGGAGCATGTTTACGAGAAGATCATCAACCTGGACAACGAGTCCCAGACCACCAGCTCTTCAGCCAACGATAAGCCTGGCGAACAGGAGAAGGAAGAGGACATGGCGATGCTGGCGGAGGAGAAGATCGAGCTCATGTGTCAAGACCAG GTTCTAGACCCCAACATGGACCTGCGAACGGTTAAACATTTTATCTGGAAGAGCGGCGGGGATTTGACGCTTCACTATAGGCAGAAGTCAACGTGA